A genomic stretch from Physeter macrocephalus isolate SW-GA chromosome 12, ASM283717v5, whole genome shotgun sequence includes:
- the LOC112063627 gene encoding mitochondrial import receptor subunit TOM6 homolog, translated as MASSGVDMNTAGSANEAPEIPDDVGYWLQGVYHFATDRNDFWKNLIRSLGLFAVGVWLARNLSDIKLTAPQPGV; from the coding sequence ATGGCTTCCAGTGGGGTTGACATGAACACTGCTGGCTCGGCAAATGAAGCTCCTGAAATTCCGGACGACGTGGGATATTGGCTTCAGGGTGTCTACCACTTCGCCACTGATAGGAATGATTTCTGGAAGAACTTGATCCGCAGTTTGGGACTTTTTGCTGTGGGAGTTTGGCTGGCCAGGAATTTGAGTGACATTAAACTAACGGCCCCTCAGCCTGGCGTGTAG